One genomic region from Actinocatenispora thailandica encodes:
- a CDS encoding MbtH family protein: MTSSTWKDTDMPNPFDDTDGRFLVLINDERQYSLWPAAIDVPPGWTVTLTESDHQTCVDYIEEHWTDMRPRSLVEAMEADAASRASAEG, encoded by the coding sequence TTGACCAGTAGCACATGGAAGGACACCGACATGCCCAACCCGTTCGACGACACCGACGGCCGGTTTCTGGTGCTGATCAACGACGAGCGGCAGTACTCGCTGTGGCCGGCCGCGATCGACGTGCCGCCCGGCTGGACCGTCACGCTGACCGAGAGCGACCACCAGACCTGCGTGGACTACATCGAGGAGCACTGGACGGACATGCGACCCCGCAGCCTGGTCGAGGCGATGGAGGCCGACGCGGCGTCGCGCGCGTCGGCGGAGGGGTAG